One genomic region from Nocardia vinacea encodes:
- a CDS encoding SRPBCC family protein, which produces MHDSVTVRMAAPADKIWGLVSDITNTGKFSPETFDTEWLGGATAPAVGVKFRGHVNRNGWGLKYWTVCRIVACEPGREFAFTVLGPGGMPVNTWRYRFDPVDGGTNVTESFQLNEQNLPLRLYWLLAGRARGKTNRNGMRETLERIKAYVEQ; this is translated from the coding sequence ATGCACGACAGCGTGACGGTTCGAATGGCAGCACCCGCCGACAAGATCTGGGGCTTGGTCAGCGATATCACGAATACCGGCAAGTTCTCACCGGAGACCTTCGACACCGAATGGCTCGGTGGGGCAACGGCACCCGCCGTCGGCGTCAAATTCCGCGGGCACGTCAACCGCAATGGCTGGGGGCTGAAGTATTGGACGGTCTGCCGGATCGTCGCGTGCGAGCCCGGACGTGAGTTCGCATTCACCGTGCTCGGTCCGGGCGGGATGCCGGTCAACACCTGGCGCTACCGCTTCGATCCCGTCGACGGCGGAACCAACGTAACCGAATCCTTCCAACTGAACGAACAAAACCTCCCCTTGCGCCTCTACTGGCTCCTGGCCGGCCGCGCCCGCGGCAAAACCAACCGCAACGGCATGCGCGAAACCCTCGAACGCATCAAGGCATACGTCGAGCAGTAA
- a CDS encoding SRPBCC family protein: protein MRTVTVRRTIAAPIEQVFDWITDAANYRQVPGVLRAEVTRAGIDGVGTIREVTTAALKLTEEIVGYERPVRMDYLIRSSIPPLRHESGSMQLRETADGTEVTWSSTFEVRTPVCSGASTRVFAPAVAFGFRTVLRTAERKLTG, encoded by the coding sequence ATGCGGACAGTGACCGTGCGGCGGACCATCGCGGCGCCGATCGAGCAGGTTTTCGATTGGATCACCGATGCGGCGAACTACCGTCAGGTGCCGGGCGTGCTCCGGGCCGAGGTAACGCGGGCCGGCATCGACGGCGTCGGCACCATTCGCGAAGTCACAACGGCCGCATTGAAACTCACCGAGGAGATCGTCGGATATGAGCGGCCGGTCCGGATGGACTATCTGATCCGGTCCTCGATTCCGCCACTGCGGCACGAGAGCGGGAGCATGCAGTTGCGGGAGACCGCGGACGGTACCGAGGTCACCTGGAGCTCGACCTTCGAGGTCCGGACTCCGGTCTGCAGCGGCGCATCGACCAGGGTGTTCGCACCCGCAGTCGCCTTCGGTTTCCGCACGGTGCTGCGGACGGCGGAGCGCAAGCTCACCGGCTGA
- a CDS encoding NAD-dependent protein deacetylase, which yields MSRFDALAIERLCGLLAGRRVAVLTGAGVSTDSGIPDYRGPGSPSRTPMTYQQFVGDAAFRQRYWARNHIGWRAMDGSRPNAAHRALARLERAGIVSGLITQNVDLLHTKAGHRRVIDLHGTYARVRCLGCEALISRMTLAERLEAANPGFAASATATGVEVAPDADAVVADTANFRMVDCARCGGMLKPDIVYFGENVPKERVATAFEMVEAADALLVAGSSLTVMSGLRFVRYAAKQGKPVAIVNRGRTRGDELATLTVDAGCADVLTALADSLGAERVPV from the coding sequence ATGTCCAGATTCGACGCCCTCGCTATCGAGCGGTTGTGCGGGCTGCTGGCGGGGCGGCGGGTTGCGGTGCTGACGGGGGCCGGGGTGTCGACCGACAGTGGGATTCCGGATTATCGAGGGCCGGGGTCGCCGTCGCGGACTCCGATGACGTATCAGCAGTTCGTGGGGGATGCGGCGTTTCGGCAGCGGTATTGGGCGCGCAACCATATCGGGTGGCGGGCCATGGACGGGTCACGGCCGAATGCGGCGCATCGGGCGTTGGCGCGGTTGGAGCGGGCGGGCATTGTGTCCGGGCTGATCACGCAGAATGTCGATCTGCTGCATACGAAAGCGGGTCATCGGCGGGTCATCGATCTGCACGGGACCTATGCGCGGGTGCGGTGCCTCGGCTGCGAGGCGCTGATCTCTCGGATGACTTTGGCCGAGCGGTTGGAGGCGGCGAATCCGGGTTTCGCGGCGTCGGCGACTGCTACCGGGGTGGAGGTGGCTCCCGATGCCGATGCGGTGGTCGCCGATACCGCGAATTTCCGGATGGTGGACTGCGCGCGCTGCGGCGGCATGCTCAAGCCGGACATCGTGTACTTCGGGGAGAACGTCCCCAAGGAGCGCGTCGCCACCGCGTTCGAAATGGTCGAGGCGGCGGACGCGCTGCTGGTGGCGGGATCGTCGTTGACGGTGATGTCCGGGCTGCGGTTCGTGCGATATGCGGCGAAACAGGGCAAGCCGGTCGCCATCGTGAACCGCGGCCGGACCCGAGGTGATGAACTCGCCACGCTCACCGTCGATGCCGGGTGCGCGGATGTGCTGACCGCGCTGGCAGATTCCCTTGGTGCCGAGCGCGTTCCCGTCTGA
- a CDS encoding pyrimidine/purine nucleoside phosphorylase: MTRFENVSVAKKANVYFDGKCISHSIELADGTAKSVGVILPSTLTFNTVEPEIMELIQGECRVTLAGETEAVTYRDSESFSVPGNSSFEIEVLTTLHYVCHYG; this comes from the coding sequence ATGACGCGGTTCGAGAACGTCAGTGTGGCCAAGAAGGCCAATGTGTACTTCGACGGCAAGTGCATCAGCCACAGCATCGAGCTGGCCGATGGCACCGCGAAGTCGGTCGGCGTCATCCTGCCGTCCACCCTGACGTTCAATACGGTCGAGCCGGAGATCATGGAGCTGATCCAGGGCGAGTGCAGGGTCACCCTGGCCGGCGAGACCGAAGCCGTGACCTACCGCGACAGCGAATCGTTCTCGGTGCCGGGCAACAGCTCATTCGAGATCGAGGTGCTTACGACGCTGCACTACGTCTGCCACTACGGCTGA
- a CDS encoding PIN domain-containing protein: MTLGVEGPGIVVADTSGLIAAFDTSSPDSDGAFHVLETAGLVVLSPLALAELDQVARRALGRQVSIDMIEDLTAQTRTKHFEIATVTPDVLDQANAVRRLYPSLRLDLADAVIVALAADYETNAVLTLDRRDFRTLTPLTQHKTFRILPDDL, from the coding sequence ATGACGCTCGGTGTCGAAGGTCCAGGGATTGTCGTTGCCGACACCTCCGGCCTGATCGCTGCGTTCGATACCTCGTCCCCAGACAGTGACGGCGCATTTCACGTGCTCGAAACGGCGGGTTTGGTAGTGCTCTCGCCCCTTGCGCTCGCTGAACTCGACCAGGTCGCCCGCCGGGCCCTCGGACGCCAGGTCTCCATCGATATGATCGAGGACCTCACCGCGCAAACACGCACCAAACACTTCGAGATCGCGACGGTGACGCCCGACGTACTCGACCAGGCGAACGCTGTGCGCAGGCTGTACCCGTCCTTGCGTCTCGACCTCGCCGATGCCGTCATCGTCGCCTTGGCCGCTGACTACGAAACCAACGCAGTCCTAACACTCGACCGGCGAGACTTCCGAACTCTGACGCCGCTAACTCAGCACAAGACTTTTCGCATACTGCCAGACGATCTCTGA
- a CDS encoding alpha/beta hydrolase, whose product MSHATAQSTSFTLRGAVGALAAWESVPPHDIEMRGTVLLVPGFTGSKEDFEAMLPILSAAGFRCVAYDQRGQWQSDGPDETSGYTMADFADDLILVADQISDDTPIHLVGHSFGGYVARAALAAHPDGFRSLALLASGPSSTSDINFAPPQLVAQLIESGGQRALWEQMSQAMAALVPPAELEFLRNRIFTTKKANLIGVMRAMEGPTDCTAALRATGLPILIAYGNSGDLWPPSVHERYAEELGARTAVYDGVGHLPNGERPARLCADLITFWTGIDPAR is encoded by the coding sequence ATGAGCCACGCCACCGCGCAGTCCACATCCTTCACCCTGCGCGGCGCGGTGGGCGCGCTGGCCGCGTGGGAATCCGTGCCGCCGCATGACATCGAGATGCGCGGCACGGTGCTGTTGGTCCCCGGCTTCACGGGCTCCAAAGAGGACTTCGAGGCCATGCTGCCGATTCTGTCGGCAGCCGGATTCCGTTGTGTCGCTTACGATCAGCGCGGGCAGTGGCAGTCCGACGGTCCCGATGAGACATCGGGATACACGATGGCCGATTTCGCCGACGATCTGATCCTCGTCGCCGACCAGATCTCGGACGACACACCGATTCACCTGGTGGGCCACTCATTCGGCGGCTACGTCGCTCGCGCCGCACTTGCCGCCCATCCGGACGGCTTTCGCAGCCTCGCCCTGCTCGCCTCCGGTCCGTCCTCGACCTCCGATATCAACTTCGCGCCACCGCAATTGGTCGCCCAGCTCATCGAAAGCGGTGGCCAGCGGGCACTGTGGGAGCAGATGAGTCAGGCCATGGCGGCCCTGGTTCCACCCGCCGAACTCGAATTCCTGCGCAACCGCATCTTCACGACCAAGAAGGCGAATCTGATCGGCGTCATGCGGGCTATGGAAGGCCCGACCGACTGCACCGCCGCCCTGCGCGCCACCGGCCTCCCGATCCTCATCGCCTACGGCAACTCCGGCGATCTCTGGCCGCCGAGCGTCCACGAACGCTATGCCGAGGAATTGGGCGCCCGTACCGCGGTTTACGACGGCGTCGGCCACCTACCGAACGGGGAGCGTCCGGCCCGCTTGTGCGCCGACCTGATCACCTTTTGGACCGGCATCGATCCGGCCCGGTGA
- a CDS encoding MBL fold metallo-hydrolase, translated as MSLRIDRVVTSGTFSLDGGTWDVDNNVWLIGDDAEVVIVDAAHDADAIIEAVGNRNVRAVVCTHGHNDHVTVAPELAKRLDAPILLHPGDDPLWRMTHPDVDYESLADTQRITVAGTDIEVLHTPGHSPGSVSLHLPEATALFTGDTLFNGGPGATGRSFSDFDTIIDSIRNRLLTLPDETTVHTGHGEGTTIGAEKPALANWIARGH; from the coding sequence GTGAGCCTGCGCATCGATCGGGTCGTCACCTCCGGCACCTTCTCACTCGACGGCGGCACCTGGGATGTCGACAACAATGTGTGGTTGATCGGCGACGATGCCGAGGTGGTGATCGTCGACGCGGCGCATGATGCGGACGCGATCATCGAAGCCGTCGGCAACCGCAATGTCCGAGCAGTCGTCTGCACCCATGGTCACAACGACCACGTCACCGTCGCACCGGAACTCGCGAAACGCCTCGACGCCCCGATCCTGCTGCATCCGGGCGACGATCCGCTCTGGCGCATGACCCACCCCGACGTCGACTACGAATCACTGGCCGATACTCAGCGAATCACCGTGGCGGGCACCGATATCGAAGTCCTGCACACCCCTGGCCACTCCCCCGGCTCGGTCTCCCTGCACCTACCCGAGGCAACCGCCCTTTTCACTGGCGACACCCTTTTCAACGGCGGCCCCGGCGCCACCGGCCGCTCGTTCTCCGACTTCGACACCATCATCGATTCCATCCGGAACCGCCTACTGACCCTCCCGGACGAAACCACAGTCCACACCGGCCACGGCGAAGGCACCACCATCGGCGCCGAAAAGCCCGCGCTCGCCAACTGGATCGCCCGCGGCCACTGA
- a CDS encoding YceI family protein — protein MSTTTAKDLTAGTWVIDPAHSTLGFTVRHLMVSKVRGRFADFSGKLVINEDGTASAEAEILVESVTTDNEQRDAHLRTADFFHAADFPVATFKSTGFRINGEDFVVDGEFTIRGTTRPVTLDVEFLGVNPGMGQGPVAGFEAKTVINRRDFGITIDMPLPDGGAVIGDKITLILEIELGLQA, from the coding sequence ATGTCGACCACCACCGCCAAGGATCTGACCGCAGGCACCTGGGTCATCGATCCCGCCCACTCCACCCTCGGCTTCACCGTGCGTCACCTGATGGTCAGCAAGGTCCGCGGTCGCTTCGCCGACTTCTCCGGCAAGCTGGTCATCAACGAAGACGGCACTGCCTCGGCCGAGGCCGAGATCCTGGTCGAGTCGGTGACCACCGACAACGAGCAGCGCGACGCGCACCTGCGCACCGCCGACTTCTTCCACGCCGCCGACTTCCCGGTGGCCACCTTCAAGTCGACGGGATTCCGCATCAATGGCGAGGATTTCGTCGTCGACGGTGAGTTCACCATCCGCGGCACCACCCGCCCGGTCACCCTCGATGTCGAATTCCTGGGCGTCAACCCCGGTATGGGCCAGGGCCCGGTCGCCGGTTTCGAGGCCAAGACCGTCATCAACCGTCGCGACTTCGGCATCACCATCGATATGCCGCTGCCCGACGGCGGCGCGGTGATCGGCGACAAGATCACCCTCATCCTGGAGATCGAGCTCGGCCTCCAGGCCTGA
- a CDS encoding S-(hydroxymethyl)mycothiol dehydrogenase, giving the protein MSETVRGVVARSKGAPVELVDIVIPDPGPHDVVVRIQSCGVCHTDLHYREGGINDEFPFLLGHEAAGIVEAVGDAVTHVVAGDFVILNWRAVCGECRACKRGRPWYCFASHNASKKMTLIDGTELSPALGIGAFADKTLVHEGQCTKVAPDADPAVAGLLGCGVMAGIGASMNTGNVSRGDTVAVIGCGGVGDAAIAGARLAGARTIIAIDRDPQKLSWATEFGATHTIDATKTDVVEQIQEYTDGFGADVVIDAVGRPETWKQAFYGRDLAGTVVLVGVPTPDMTIDMPLIDLFSHGGALKSSWYGDSLPERDFPMLVDLYLQGRLPLERFVTERIALDQVEKAFSAMHAGEVLRSVVVW; this is encoded by the coding sequence GTGTCCGAAACCGTGCGTGGCGTGGTTGCCCGCAGCAAGGGAGCACCGGTCGAACTCGTCGATATCGTGATCCCGGACCCCGGGCCGCACGATGTGGTGGTGCGCATCCAGTCCTGCGGGGTGTGCCATACCGACCTGCACTACCGCGAGGGCGGTATCAACGACGAATTCCCGTTCCTGCTCGGGCACGAGGCCGCGGGCATCGTGGAGGCCGTCGGGGATGCGGTCACTCATGTTGTCGCGGGCGATTTCGTGATACTGAACTGGCGCGCGGTGTGCGGTGAATGTCGCGCATGTAAGCGCGGCCGCCCGTGGTACTGCTTCGCCAGCCACAATGCGAGCAAGAAGATGACCCTCATCGACGGCACCGAACTCAGCCCCGCCCTCGGCATCGGCGCATTCGCGGATAAGACGCTGGTGCACGAAGGTCAGTGCACCAAGGTCGCCCCGGATGCCGACCCGGCCGTCGCCGGACTGCTCGGCTGCGGCGTCATGGCGGGTATCGGCGCGTCGATGAATACCGGCAATGTATCGCGCGGCGATACGGTCGCGGTCATCGGTTGCGGCGGTGTCGGCGATGCCGCCATCGCGGGTGCGCGACTGGCCGGCGCGCGGACCATTATCGCGATCGACCGCGATCCCCAGAAGCTCAGCTGGGCAACGGAATTCGGTGCAACCCACACGATCGATGCGACAAAAACCGATGTCGTCGAGCAGATCCAGGAATACACCGACGGTTTCGGCGCGGATGTGGTCATCGACGCGGTCGGGCGCCCGGAAACCTGGAAGCAGGCCTTCTACGGACGCGACCTGGCGGGCACCGTCGTGCTGGTCGGCGTCCCGACCCCGGATATGACCATCGATATGCCGCTGATCGACCTGTTCTCCCACGGCGGCGCACTGAAATCCTCCTGGTACGGCGACAGCCTGCCCGAACGCGATTTCCCGATGCTTGTCGATCTGTACCTGCAGGGCCGACTTCCGTTGGAGCGCTTCGTTACCGAGCGCATCGCCCTGGACCAGGTCGAAAAGGCCTTCTCCGCAATGCATGCGGGTGAAGTGCTGCGTTCGGTGGTGGTCTGGTGA
- a CDS encoding CopG family transcriptional regulator, translating into MALKRTMVYAEASDLAAIKEAAAQSNVSEAEIIRNAIHLAALRVQRRSEPLRLRRFASGDPTLAERVDDYLADDFGRDTEHP; encoded by the coding sequence ATGGCTCTCAAACGCACTATGGTCTACGCGGAAGCCAGCGATCTGGCTGCCATCAAGGAGGCCGCGGCACAGAGCAACGTCAGCGAGGCCGAGATCATCCGCAATGCAATTCATCTGGCTGCCCTCCGCGTGCAACGTCGATCGGAGCCGCTGCGGCTGAGACGATTCGCAAGCGGCGATCCCACCCTCGCCGAACGCGTCGACGATTACCTCGCCGATGACTTCGGCCGAGACACAGAACATCCATGA
- a CDS encoding alpha/beta hydrolase family protein yields the protein MVSTDGSRITGIQVRDDRHLTLTVYSGAMGRELSVEVQRPADVGVPRPTLYLLAGVDGGVDGATWGSKTDVMGFFGDKNVNVVQPLGGAYSYYADWRAPDPVLGVNKWQTYLTRELPPLIDAALGTNGRNAIAGISTSGTSVLSLAISSPGLYRSVGAFSGCAQISDPVGQAFVGLSVRKGGGDPANMYGLPQDPMWAAHDPYVNAEGLRGLNLYLSAGSGLPGPYDNPTDPHTQSWAEGGLPLQVTMGGAIEGSTAWCTSNLRSRLNQLGIPATYDLEPAGTHSWGYWERALKDSWPVLASELGT from the coding sequence GTGGTGAGCACCGATGGATCGAGGATTACCGGGATTCAGGTTCGGGATGATCGGCATCTCACGTTGACGGTGTATTCGGGGGCGATGGGGCGGGAGCTTTCGGTGGAGGTGCAGCGGCCCGCGGATGTCGGAGTGCCGCGGCCGACGTTGTATCTGTTGGCGGGGGTCGATGGTGGAGTGGACGGGGCAACGTGGGGCTCGAAGACCGATGTCATGGGGTTTTTCGGGGATAAGAATGTCAATGTGGTGCAGCCACTCGGTGGGGCGTACAGCTATTACGCCGATTGGCGGGCGCCGGATCCGGTGTTGGGGGTCAACAAGTGGCAGACGTACTTGACTCGGGAATTGCCGCCGCTGATCGATGCTGCGTTGGGCACCAATGGGCGCAATGCCATTGCGGGGATCTCCACCTCCGGTACGTCGGTGCTTTCGCTGGCGATTTCGAGTCCGGGGTTGTACCGGTCCGTCGGCGCATTCAGTGGTTGCGCGCAGATCAGTGATCCGGTTGGGCAGGCGTTCGTCGGGCTGTCGGTGCGCAAGGGTGGCGGCGATCCGGCGAATATGTATGGGCTGCCACAGGATCCGATGTGGGCGGCGCATGATCCGTATGTCAACGCCGAAGGCTTGCGCGGGTTGAATTTGTACTTGTCGGCGGGGAGTGGACTACCCGGGCCGTACGACAATCCCACCGATCCGCATACCCAGAGCTGGGCAGAGGGTGGACTGCCCTTGCAGGTGACGATGGGCGGTGCGATCGAAGGGTCGACCGCCTGGTGCACCAGCAACCTGCGGAGCAGGCTGAATCAGCTCGGCATTCCGGCCACCTACGACCTCGAACCCGCCGGCACCCACTCCTGGGGTTACTGGGAACGCGCACTGAAGGACTCCTGGCCGGTTCTCGCCAGCGAACTGGGCACCTGA
- a CDS encoding DUF72 domain-containing protein, with amino-acid sequence MRLHVGCAMWTHAAWQEYQPVPAERLRHYASWCTAVEGNTTFYATPTRNTVESWAKQTGPDFRFVVKLPKPITHERRLHGAEAELRAFLDAMAPLGPRIHALWVQLPGSFGPTDLGTLAGFLRALPDSYRSAVEVRHPAFFENDSAASQLEQVLARVGAEWVPFDTTLLFEGPAESAAEAEARAKKPRVPRRTRALTEFPIVRYHGRDSVDRTVAGWQPWLDIVIAWLREGRSPTVFIHTPDNASSLHLARRFHDEARARLPELEPLPEPIPTEPMTLF; translated from the coding sequence ATGCGGCTTCACGTGGGATGTGCGATGTGGACGCACGCGGCATGGCAGGAATATCAACCGGTTCCGGCCGAGCGGTTGCGGCATTACGCCTCGTGGTGCACCGCGGTGGAAGGCAATACGACTTTCTACGCGACGCCGACACGCAACACGGTGGAGTCGTGGGCGAAGCAGACCGGTCCCGACTTCCGCTTCGTCGTCAAACTGCCGAAGCCGATCACGCACGAGCGCAGGCTGCACGGTGCGGAGGCCGAATTGCGCGCCTTCCTGGATGCGATGGCGCCGCTCGGCCCGCGCATCCATGCGCTGTGGGTGCAGTTGCCGGGATCGTTCGGTCCGACCGATCTCGGGACGTTGGCCGGATTCCTGCGCGCGCTGCCCGACTCGTACCGGTCCGCCGTCGAGGTCCGGCATCCCGCATTCTTCGAAAATGACAGCGCCGCAAGTCAATTGGAGCAGGTGCTCGCGCGCGTGGGTGCCGAATGGGTGCCCTTCGACACCACTTTGCTTTTCGAAGGACCCGCCGAGAGCGCCGCGGAGGCCGAGGCGCGGGCGAAGAAACCGCGTGTGCCGCGCCGCACGCGAGCGCTCACCGAATTCCCGATCGTCCGCTATCACGGCCGCGATTCCGTTGATCGCACGGTTGCCGGCTGGCAGCCGTGGCTCGACATCGTCATCGCATGGCTGCGCGAGGGCCGCTCGCCAACGGTTTTCATCCACACCCCGGACAACGCCTCCTCCTTGCACCTCGCCCGCCGCTTCCACGACGAGGCCCGCGCCCGCCTGCCCGAACTCGAGCCGCTGCCCGAACCCATTCCGACCGAGCCGATGACTTTGTTCTGA
- a CDS encoding LLM class flavin-dependent oxidoreductase, which yields MQFGIFTVGDVTVDPTTGRAPTEHERVKAMVAIARKAEEVGLDVFATGEHHNPPFVPSSPTTMLGYIAAQTERLQLSTATTLITTNDPVKIAEDFAMLQHLADGRVDLMLGRGNTGPVYPWFGKDIREGIPLAIENYHLLHRLWREDVVDWEGRFRTPLQAFTATPRPLDGVPPFVWHGSIRSPEIAEQAAYYGDGFFANNIFWPKEHFQRLIELYRRRFEHYGHGSADQAIVGLGGQVFMRKNSQDAVREFRPYFDNAPVYGHGPSLEDFTEQTPLTVGSPQQVIEKTMTFRESFGDYQRQLFLMDHAGLPLKTVLEQLDLLGAEVVPVLRKEFDALRPAHVPDAPTHASLVAARAQDSAVEVR from the coding sequence GTGCAGTTCGGAATCTTCACGGTGGGCGATGTGACGGTCGACCCGACGACGGGTCGGGCCCCGACCGAGCACGAGCGCGTCAAGGCGATGGTCGCGATCGCGCGCAAGGCCGAAGAGGTCGGCCTGGATGTATTCGCCACCGGCGAGCATCACAACCCGCCCTTCGTGCCGTCGTCGCCGACCACGATGCTCGGCTATATCGCGGCGCAGACCGAGCGGCTGCAGCTGTCGACGGCGACCACACTCATCACCACCAATGATCCGGTGAAGATCGCCGAGGACTTCGCCATGCTGCAGCATCTGGCCGACGGTCGCGTCGATCTGATGCTCGGCCGCGGCAATACCGGTCCGGTCTACCCGTGGTTCGGCAAGGATATTCGCGAAGGCATCCCGCTGGCGATCGAGAACTACCATCTGCTGCACCGGCTTTGGCGCGAGGATGTGGTCGACTGGGAAGGCCGATTCCGTACTCCGTTGCAGGCGTTCACCGCAACGCCGCGACCGCTGGACGGCGTACCGCCGTTCGTCTGGCACGGGTCGATCCGCAGTCCGGAAATCGCCGAGCAGGCCGCCTATTACGGCGACGGCTTCTTCGCGAACAATATCTTCTGGCCGAAGGAGCACTTCCAGCGCCTGATCGAGCTGTATCGGCGCCGCTTCGAGCATTACGGCCACGGCTCCGCCGACCAGGCCATTGTCGGCCTCGGCGGACAGGTGTTCATGCGCAAGAACTCTCAGGACGCGGTGCGCGAATTCCGGCCCTACTTCGACAATGCGCCGGTCTACGGCCACGGCCCGTCGCTCGAGGATTTCACCGAGCAGACGCCGCTGACCGTCGGCAGTCCACAGCAGGTCATCGAAAAGACCATGACGTTCCGGGAAAGCTTCGGCGACTACCAGCGACAGCTGTTCCTGATGGATCACGCGGGTCTACCGTTGAAAACGGTGCTGGAGCAACTCGATCTGCTCGGTGCGGAGGTAGTTCCGGTGCTGCGCAAGGAGTTCGACGCACTGCGTCCGGCCCATGTCCCGGATGCGCCGACTCATGCGTCATTGGTCGCGGCTCGTGCCCAGGACAGCGCCGTGGAGGTCCGGTGA